In the Streptomyces cinnamoneus genome, GCAGGAGGTCACTGGCAAGGGCGTGACGATGCGTCGTGCCCGGATCGTGTTCGAGCCTGTGAGCGAGTACATCCGGTTCGAGCACTCGGGGACGTTCACGAACGTCGCAGCCGGTGAGGAGGTTCGCTGGCTGCCCCGGAGGAACGCGTCGGACATCGCGCTCCCGGGCAATGACTTCTGGCTCTTCGACGGCCGGATCGTGCAGTTCAACGTCTTCGACGGCGACGGCCGATGGGTTCACACCGACCAGACAGAGGATCCAGCAACCGTCAGACTCTGCGTCTCGGCCTTTGAAGCGGTGTGGGAGCGCGGTATCCCGCACGAGAAGTACGCCCTCTGACAAGAACCAGCCGGCCAGTTCATGCCCTCGTCGGCCTGCTCCAGCGCCCAGGCGGGACGCGGGGCCCTCGCCGCTCGCCTGGACAAGGCCCAGGCCGGAA is a window encoding:
- a CDS encoding DUF6879 family protein; amino-acid sequence: MAQSLSSFADLIGSADGSAVHLEMRDAYAVDGEADGFAAWKAGHRLDPSDRRSWWRPWLDLVQEVTGKGVTMRRARIVFEPVSEYIRFEHSGTFTNVAAGEEVRWLPRRNASDIALPGNDFWLFDGRIVQFNVFDGDGRWVHTDQTEDPATVRLCVSAFEAVWERGIPHEKYAL